The Oncorhynchus tshawytscha isolate Ot180627B linkage group LG02, Otsh_v2.0, whole genome shotgun sequence genome contains the following window.
CCAGTGTCTTGCATTTTCTTTGTGTACAGAGATTTACCAATGAAGACCATCTGTCAGTCCACAAACATAAGCATGAGATGACCCTAAAATTTGGTCCTGCCAGAACTGACTCCGTCATCATCGCAGGTGCTTACCTTTACTATTCCTAGAATTTCTCAATTTGACTGTATGAGAAAATTATGAGAGAAACATTTTTGTCTAGCTATCAAACCAACACCACCCTGTGTGGACAGATGAGCAATCTCTGTTGTTGACAGAGGGGATTTACCTGTACTATGAAGCCTCTAAACCAgtgtctcctctttctctctaccaccagaccagacccccacGCCCACCCGCTTCCTGAAGAACTGTGAGGAGGTGGGTCTGTTCAATGAGCTGGCCAGCTCCTTCGAACAGGAGTTCCGGAAGGCCCATGAGGACGACCAGAGGAACAAAAACCCGGTGAGGGTGAGGACGGTGGAGGGGATAGGATGGGTTTGGTTTTTAAACATGGGTAGTTTGACCAATTTATTAATGTTGTGTCTGATTGTTGGTCCCCACACAGCTCCCCACCCCTCATCTTCTGGCCCCACCCCTACAGACCCTGTCTGgggtgaaggaggaggatgaggggccTCTGGAGGTTGACTCCTCCCCCCCAGGCAGTCCTGACTCCACCTCCAGCATGTCGGACAGTAGCAAGGAGCCAATGGGGAGAGGAAAGGTATGTCCTGGGGGCGGGGCGATCAGGTTGTATGGTTGAACAGACGAATCGATGTGTGTTCTTTCCTCTTGTCAAGTTTGCATGGTAacttgggtgagagagagagagagtaaggaacaGTGGTGGCCAGAGAGTAAAGTAATCACTTAACTATGAGGCAAGTAAAGAAGATGTCAGCAAAAAGTAGACAATTAGTGGGTGTCTTAGTGGGTTCAGCTCAGCGGCCTGTAGTGTTCAACTCCCACCTGGGTTTCTCTGACTGGATGTGATGTGTGTTGACAGGAGACTCTTCCTCCTCCACGGCCAGTGTTGAGCTCCACCCCCACGCCAACCATTGTACGGCCTGGGTCCCTTCCCATTCACCTTGGTTACGACCCCCTGCACCCGACACTGCCGTCGCCGACTTCTGTCATCACACAAACCCCACCCTCCAACAGACAACTGGGGTGAGTCTAATCTACCAACATCTGTCTATATTTGTATTCTCTCTTGTCTATTTCATTTATACCAATCTCCTGTTCTCAGCTCTCCGACAGGCTCCTTCCCACTGGTAATGCATCTCCCCAACGGACAGACggttcctctcctccccagcccaAATATGACCTCAGTCATATCTGTGagaatcaatcacatttatttacaaTGGCCTTTTTACATCGGCAGTTTTAGTGAAAGTAGTAGATGTCTAATTAACAATAACAGACTTGATAATGGCAGATATTGGTAAGTGTTATTTTGTCCTCATATTTAGTCTCTTCTTGTGTAATGTGTAGCTGGCGAGGCCATTTAATATGGTGCCCAACATCCCTGGGATTCCAGGCCCTCCGATTGGTGGGACCAGCAGCGGCTCCTCCTCCCCATCTGGGTATAGTCTACACTCGGAGGCCAAGATGGTGAGAGGCGCATGCACTGGcggacacacactacacaccacacacaaagtTAAGGACCAAATAGCAGTGGGCCTACCCGTGGCAGTGGTAGGCacagggttgcaaagggaggcaATGTTACCAGTaactgttaattaccaaaataaCTTGTAGTTTTGCAACCCTAGGAAGGCATGTTATTGACATCTGTATGTCATTTCTGtgtgtccatccctctctgtagAGGCTGAAGGCGGCGCTGACCCAGCAACAGCATGGCCCGGGGGCTCAGAACGGGGCTGGAGGGGGCACAGGGGGTGGGAGAGGGCACAGGGGGGGCGGGAGGGGGGCCAGGGTCCAGCCCAGCTGTCCCCCAGAGACATGAGCAGAGCCAGCAGCCCTCGCAGCATTCTGACACCCCCTCACCTGCACAGCCACAGGTAAAACACATACATACTGATACAATACCTAAGGGTCAGGTGGAATCTGCTAGAGGCAGGGTGGCCTTTATCTCCAGAAATGATAAAAATGCtagaaagaacactgaacaaactaaaaGCTGCTACAAACCATGTTTTGTAGATGAAATATGCTGGCAACTCTATAAAGGTATTGATAAGAGAACTTCTCTGCAGATTCCGTCTGACCCTATATATTTGGTAATGCATTATCTCATGTCGCTTGCATGTATTTGCgtacattttgtgcacaaacaGTGAATACAAAAATGCACAGGCACACTCATGCATATATGATTTACATATACTCACACAGCAAACCAGCAGTGGCTCCTCCTCTCCATTTGGGTATAGTCTACATTCAGAGGACATGATGGTGAGAGGCGTATACACGGGCACACTTTGAAATACACATTCAAATGCACTTTTACACTCACAAGCTCACACTCTtgcattttctttctctctctctcatacacacactcatgcacacacacctagtccAAGGTGTATAACACTCTCCCCGTCCTCCCCAGGTATCCCCGGCCCAGCCCACCGGGGGTAGGAGGCGGCGGGGTGCGGAGGCCGACCCAGATGAGAGAAGGCAGCGCTTCCTGGAGAGGAACAGGGCGGCGGCGTCTCGCTGCCGACAGAAACGCAAGGTTTGGGTTGGCTCACTGGAAAGGAAGGCAGAGGACCTGGCTACCATGAACGTCTCTTTGACCGTGAGTCTACTACACTATGACTGTAAC
Protein-coding sequences here:
- the LOC112216968 gene encoding cyclic AMP-dependent transcription factor ATF-7, producing the protein MGDDRPFVCTAPGCGQRFTNEDHLSVHKHKHEMTLKFGPARTDSVIIADQTPTPTRFLKNCEEVGLFNELASSFEQEFRKAHEDDQRNKNPVRLPTPHLLAPPLQTLSGVKEEDEGPLEVDSSPPGSPDSTSSMSDSSKEPMGRGKETLPPPRPVLSSTPTPTIVRPGSLPIHLGYDPLHPTLPSPTSVITQTPPSNRQLGSPTGSFPLVMHLPNGQTVPLLPSPNMTSVISLARPFNMVPNIPGIPGPPIGGTSSGSSSPSGYSLHSEAKMRLKAALTQQQHGPGSQQPSQHSDTPSPAQPQVSPAQPTGGRRRRGAEADPDERRQRFLERNRAAASRCRQKRKVWVGSLERKAEDLATMNVSLTNEVGLLRNEVTQLKQLLLAHKDCPVTAMQKAAAYLAAGGEESSRDPPSEPTGSTALAIQHGPSAPVPSPGAITVNGLSVCAAEAVAMSVLAGMGAAHQGGVLMAPQPQPAPR